The Trichosurus vulpecula isolate mTriVul1 chromosome 3, mTriVul1.pri, whole genome shotgun sequence genome includes a window with the following:
- the LOC118844231 gene encoding cytochrome c oxidase subunit 7B, mitochondrial-like gives MFPLFRRALSHFSVFSFQQTVERQNHQDRLPNFHDKYGTPILLSGATFCLAIWAYAATQIGIEWNLSPVGRVVPKDWRSQ, from the coding sequence ATGTTCCCTCTGTTTAGGAGGGCCTTGAGCCACTTTTCAGTTTTCAGCTTTCAGCAAACTGTTGAAAGGCAGAACCACCAGGACAGGCTGCCTAATTTTCACGATAAGTATGGCACCCCAATATTGCTCAGTGGAGCCACTTTCTGTCTTGCCATTTGGGCATATGCGGCTACACAAATTGGAATTGAGTGGAACCTGTCCCCTGTGGGCAGGGTGGTCCCAAAAGATTGGAGGAGCCAGTAA